The Peromyscus leucopus breed LL Stock chromosome 4, UCI_PerLeu_2.1, whole genome shotgun sequence genome segment tGTAAAGTAATAACGTTTACCATGTTTAAAGAGTTCGTAAGTACATTATATAGTCATCATTCCCCTCCATTTTTAGAGCGTTTCAATCTGTATTTCAAACTAGGCCTATATTTGATAAGCTCTGTCCATTCCTCCAGCACCTGATAAGcacttttctgttttatatttctaGGATTTGACCATTCTAGGTATTGACATGAGTGCCATCAATACAGTAGctgtcaggttttttttgtttattttttattttatttatttatttttgtttggcttatttcacttatcgTAATGTCTTTCAAGGTTCATTCAAGTTGTAGTGTGTATTATTAGGCTGTCATTCCCTTTTAAGGATAAACAATGTGTCTTTGTCCATATGTGtcttgtttttttcatttgtcttctTCAGCTGAGTAGGAAAAACGTAaccgtgaaatttgcaggcaaatggatggacttGGAAAGTATAATATTAAGTGGGGTCACTCAAACTCAAAAAACAATTAGgatgttctttctcatatgcaGATTCTAGTCTAGAGTGTATACATGCAAACAGTGGTAAGGGTGGGCACAGCGTGCCATTTAGAAAGGAGACCAAGAAAGCGTAACATCAGGTGATGAGGACAGACAGAATGCTGCAGACAGAAGGACACACAAGTGAAAGAGAGTAAAAAACAGATTGTTTTTTCAGTTTCAACTCTGtcgtgctttttcttttttgtgtgttatttgtatgaacaaattcataaaaatacaaTCGAAAGTGAAAGTGTAAATCCCTAAGTGTTTGATATCActcactgggaggcctgctcttttctgaagggaaacaggagcagctggatctgggggagagggaagatgtggggggcaggggggggaggACCACCAAgactggaaggagtggagagaggagaggcttCCACTAgaatgtattgtgtgagagaagaataaattaaaacacaaaaacataaggGAAGTTGTGTGGCTTCAGAAAGGCTGCTGTGTGTAGAAATTCATTGAAGTGTAGAGTTTAGGACTGGGCAAGCGTTTGTGTGGCTACATTAACTTAACTCTGTGATGTTTTAATTTATGACTTCATTAtagtaaaatgattttattaaaaagttcCTCCAGGctaaggtggtgcacacctttaatctcagcactctagaggcagaggcaggcggatctctgtgagttcgaggccagcctggtctacagagtgagttccaggacagccagggctacacagagacaccccgtctttgaaaaacaacaaaagaagttcTTTGGggagcactggagagatggctcagtagttgagagccCTGGTTGCTCTcgcaggggacccaagttccgGGGAGTTAAcacctctgacttccatgagcatgtggtacacttacatgcatgcaggcattcatacacacaaaataaatacatcttaaaaaattcTTCGAGGGATATGTCCAAAGTGGGAATTGATGGATCATATTTTAAGTTTTGGCGACCTCCTTTCTGGTTTCCATAGCATCTGCACCACTTTTAATTAGTAAATTTGTTctctgacagtttcatacatCTATTATACACACACCGGTTGCTCTCACGCCGCCTTCCCTCTTCCCTACACAGCTCTTGCTCACATGTctgcttgttttgtgttgtgaCTCATTGAGCTTAACCGGGGCTGTCTGTGTGATTTTCTGGGCTTCTgtcccatttttcagttgaggaaactgaggttcagggaTGGGAGGTGTTTCACTCATGACAACAGAATAAAACCCAGGGTCTATCCGTCCTCTAATTTCTAAGGCAGTTGCCACATGCTCCTCTCTTCCTGGGAGTAGAACAGAGAACACCTGGGACcctgggatgaggaagggagggaaccAGATCAAAGCCCTTGGAGGAAAGCCATCTTGCAGGGAGTTGTACCATCAGAACAGAGCTCAGTCTCTTCTCTTTGACCAGGACCAACCTCCCTATCACCTCAAGGCCTTTCATCTGCAAATTGACTTCCCCAGAGAGTATCCACTTAAGCCTCCCACTTTGAAATTCATCACCAAGATCTACCACCCCAACATCAGAGAGGATGGGTTGGTGTGCCTGCCCCTCATCAGCACTGAGAACTGGAAGCCTTACACCAAGACCTGCCAAGGTAGGACTGGCCTTGCCCAGAAGAGGGGCAGATGTAGATGGGGCTATTGGATGGGGGATGTTTGGGGCTTAATTTGTGTTAAAGGCTTAAAAGAGAAGAGCTAGGGAATAGGGTGTAACTCAGTTGAGTGCTTGTCTTATAAAGTCTTTGGGTCAGTCTTCTACACCATATAAACTGGGTATGATGATCCACACTTGGGATGCCAGTACTTGAGAAgttgaagcaggagggtcagaagtccaaggtcatcttcaaGAGCAAGACGATTCAGCTGGCAAATGGGCTTGCTGAgtggtgttttagttagggttatcAACTGCTgtaaagagactccatgaccacagcaacttttataaaggaaaacattaatttgGGTGGCTTGCAATTCAAAATTTAGTTCACTATTATCATGGCAggatatggcagcatgcaggcagatgtggtgctggagaaggagctgagagtcctacatcttgactctaAGACAACAGGAAGGGAACTGAACTAGacatagcttgagcacaggagaactcaaagcccacccccacaatgacacacttcttccaacaaggccacacctacttcaggaaggccacacctactaatagtggCACTCtctgagtttatgggggccaattacattcatatTACCACACTGAGCAAGTCtaaacctgggtttgatccacatatcccacagtggaaggaacGAACCTACAGCTCacaaaagttgtcctgtgacctctacatGAGTTCTGTGGCATGCTTGTGTCAGtatgcacacatatcacacacacacaaacaaattaattttaaaagttaatcctTAAtaacatagcaagtttgaggtctgcctggcCCAAAttagaccctgtgtcaaaaataaataaataggcactggagagatgactctgaaattaagagcacttgctgctttcgcagaggacctgggttcagttccagcactcaggggatctgtaattccagttccaggtgatccagcgccctcttttggccttcaagggtgctgcatgcacatggtgcacatatgtacgTACAGGCAACATGCTCGCATatagaaattttaaagtatataaataaaaaattttaaacatttatatatttaatatgtacgGATTTTtctgtctatgtgtatgtctgtgcaccatatacatgtctggtgcctgtgaaggccagaagagggagttggaactctgggactggagttacagacaattgtgaggtaccatgtgaatgctgggaatcaaacagtTCCTCTAGAGCAGCAGCCAGCATTgttaattgctgagtcatctaCCCAGCCCAATaaatacacttatttatttatgtatatatatatatgttttgtctgcatatatattatatattatgtatatatatgttttgtctgcatatatattatatattatgtatatatatatatatgttttgtctgcatatatctacaccagaagaaggcatcagatcccatgggactaTAGTTAAAGATcattatgaaccaccatgtgggtgttggaaattaaactcaggacttttggaagagcagccagtgctcttaactgctgagccatctctccagcccaaatacattttaaaaaatgaataaatcagagGTGATAAAAATGTGAGTCTAAGGTGAACCTGTTGAATGAAGAGATGCTTCCCTAGATACTGGATGGTTGGTATACTCTTTCAGGTGTGACTGAGAAactttgtcgtgtgtgtgtgtgtgtgtgtgtgtgtgtgtgtgtgtgtgagagagagagagagagagagagagagagagagagagagagagagagagagagagagagagagagagagcttgcctGCAGAGGGAAGGGCTTGGGGTAAGAGGACCATCATCTCTTCCTATGAGATGGAGTCACCGTTAGCCTTATTGAATAAATGGAGACACTGAAGCTTATGAAGGGTGAAGCTGTTGAATAAGGCCCTACAGGTGCTGAGGGGCAGAGCTTGGCTGGATCTAGCGGGTGTAGGGTGGTGGTTACTTTTATGgtagcttgacacaagctagaagcATTTGGGAAAAGGAGCTCTCAAATGAGAagatgtctccataagattggcctataggTAAGTCTGTCCAGCATTCTCTTGATTAAAgattgatgtgagaaggcccagcccactgtgggtgatgccacccctgggcagctcattctgagttgtataagaaagcaggctgagggctggagagatggctcagaggttaagagcagtgactgctcttccagaggtcctgagttcaattcccagcacccacatggtgactcacaaccatctgtaatgagactgGTGCCCTcttgtacataataaataaataaatcttaaaaaaaaaaagaaaaaagaaagaaagcaggctgagcaagctgtgaggagcaagccagtaaacagtgttcttttatggcctctgctttggttcctattctgacttccctcaatgacagactgagacctgagagttgtaagctgaaataagccctttcctccccaaggtgctcttggtcatggtctttcatcacagccacagaaaccctaagacaatgatATTGTAAAAGAAAGTTGTCATCTGCAAAATGCATGCTTGAGAACTGTGTTATCAAGCTACCCCCCCAAGGGCAAAAATAAATATCATGTTTTAAGTAAACTCATAATTTTGTGTTGATCCCCAAGTTGGACACACCTGACTCTAGAGCATTAACAGGactttctgtagtgctggaaATGCTGGCTGTGTCTCCAGTGACTAATACCATAGTCCCCTGTGGTTAAAGAAACTGGAACTGAATTCTTAATTGTATCGAACTTCCATGAATTTAAACTTAAATAACACGTAAGCAGTAGTGACCATGTTGGACAGTAAAGCTCTGAAGTCAGTGGACTCAACCTGGGCGCCAACCTGTGTCTGGCCTGCTCAGGACTCTTAACGTAGGAGAACAAGGACCCCCAGGGCGGGGGACACAAGGAGTGGGCCTTGGACGAGCCCTAGGGGCCTGTGATGCTGTCTTCACCAGAGCAGTAAATGAGGGCAGAGACATTTGTGCACCTGCCTAGGAGGGTTAGAATGCCACCTCCCCAGGTTCCCGAAAGCAGTTGAGAAGATTGAAAGCCACTGGGGTGGGAACTGTTCTCAGTCTTTAGTTTAGAACCCCTTTACCCCAAATAAAAGTTTCTTTGAAATCCCAATCTAACAGAAAACCAGGGTGTCTGAGAAATGGTTCATCATTTAAGAATGATTGCTGCTCTTGCCGAgaacagttcagttcccagcacccacatcaggcccctcacaactccctgtaactctagctccaggggatccagctccCCCTTCTGTCTCCACGATCATCTGTACaaatatggacacacacacacacactaaaatcttaaaaacaaagcagaaagagccaggcggtggtggcgcacacctttaatcccagcactcgggaggcagaggcaggtggatctctgtgagtttgaggccagcctggtctccaaagtgagttccaggaaaggcgcaaagctacacagagaaaccctgtctcggggggggggggcacgacgggacttgggctggagagacggctcagaggttaagagcactgactgctcttccagaggtcctgagttcaattcccagcaaccacatggtggctcacatctgtaatgagatctggcaccctcttctggcctgcagacaaacatgctgtacacataataaaaagaCCCTGTATAAAACGAAGGAAGAATGAGAGGGACGTCTGCTTTGGCTGTGGAGCCATCCCAAGTGGTGGGACCCTCTTGGAGTCCCCTGAGGAATGACTGTGGGTCTTCGGGAGAATCTGGGGATGAATAGCCCTGACCTGCTCCCATGGTTCTCCTTGGCCACGAtgcccttctctgtcctctctctctagtCTTGGAGGCCCTCAACATGCTGGTGAATAGACCAAATCCAGAGGAGCCTGTGCGGTTGGAACTCGCTGACCTCCTGACTCAGAACCCGGAGATGTtcaggcagaaggcagaggaattCACCCTTCAATTTGGAGTGGACCGACCCTCTTAATGCTGGTTCTGAGGCCTCTCTGCCTGGATCTTCTGCTGAGTGGATGGATATCAGAGACTGGCACCATCCTGTGCTCAAGTTTTCCTTTGTAGCTGCTGATTGCCAATAAATgtgcctactgtgtgtgtgtatgggggagggtCTGTGTGATGTGTGCTCCTTTCCCGAGTCATATGGCTCTAGATGTGCTGTTCCCACGTCCTTGGCCGCTCCCAAAGCCAGCGGAAGTTAGGTTTGCCCAGTTTCAGGCCTGCTTTCCAGTTCTCCGTCTTAGGCTACCTTCCAGGCCAACAGGCAGAAAACTGAATGCCTCAGGGCCCAGGCACCCAGGGGTAAGGAAGGCAGGACTGTGGCTGGAAGGCTGGGCACACAGAAGGAGCCAAATTCCCTGCTGAGTGGTTGAGATCAGCCACACTTGTCATAGGCGAGCCCAGATTTAAGTGTTGAACGTTTTGTTTTCTGCTGGTGAGTCTCACAATGAAGGGTCTAAACTCCATCCCAGAAACTGGACTTCATGTTTCTAGATGGTTTGCTTGGCTACGTTTCTGGGGACTAGGCCTCAAGATGGGATTTGTGTACCTCCAACCTCTAGTCCAGGGGTCTCCACAAAATGCCCTTGCTTATCTGCCATTAACTTCACAGATGAATTCCAGAGTTCAGCTACGTTTTCCATGAGAGGAtagcttttttgcttttttttttttttttaaagtttttgttacatttttatttattttgtgtgtttgtgtaggggCTGGTGAGCACACCATGGCCTGGGAGTGCAGGTAAAAGATCAATTTCTGGgagacagttttctctttccactatgtaGGTCTTGAGAATTCAACTAAGGCCACCCACCTGGCTTGGTGGCCTgtgccttctgccttctgagtctcATGGATTAAGTGTTTCATCAGAAAGAGGGCTGGCTGGGGACTAACAGAGCGTGGATATTCGCCACACATGATAAGGAATGCTGGCCCTGAGTAGAACATCCTCAAGGAGCCTTCCAAAGGTCTACAGGAGGGGCACCAGTGTTTTCCAGACCAGGGAACAGCTCATCAGTGAATTGGGCATATGCAGCTGTCAATCAGCAGAGACCACATTTCTTCCTATAGCCTTGGCAGCATATCTGATTACCCTTCCCTGTTTggtgctaggaaatgaacccACAGCGTCATGTATGCCAGGCCAGTCCTCCATTATCAACTGAGCTTCGATACAGCGGAACAACACAAGGTAAAAGTTCAGCCAGAGTAGGAGggattaattttatttgaaaccATTGAGTTAGAATGTGGTCCAACTCAAGAGCGCCACCCACTGGCCGGTTGCATCAGCCCAGTTTGGAGAGATTTCTAGAGATCGTCTACTTCCTGTCTAGAAGTTCCCCCACTgtgggaagtggagagagagggaggaggaggagggagagggaaaagagaggagagggaggagagagagggagaggagagagagcaaatTGCCACCCATAGCTCCAAATGCGGGTTCCTTTTTATTTTCGGCCACCGcctatggcacacatgtggctGGTTGGGGTGCGGGGAGCATCAAGGTATGAGAGGAATTTTACAACAGTTCCTTTAATGCCATTGAGACCGGTACCACCTGTTTCACGCCTGGAGGCCCAGTCTACCGTTGTCAGCtgggcccccccccccgccgccgcccccccacTCCCCGGAGCGCACGGCTTTGCCATTCACTTCT includes the following:
- the Ube2l6 gene encoding LOW QUALITY PROTEIN: ubiquitin/ISG15-conjugating enzyme E2 L6 (The sequence of the model RefSeq protein was modified relative to this genomic sequence to represent the inferred CDS: inserted 1 base in 1 codon), which translates into the protein MTASKRVAKELEDLLEKLPPYXRDLSSDDANVLIWHMLLLPDQPPYHLKAFHLQIDFPREYPLKPPTLKFITKIYHPNIREDGLVCLPLISTENWKPYTKTCQVLEALNMLVNRPNPEEPVRLELADLLTQNPEMFRQKAEEFTLQFGVDRPS